Sequence from the Esox lucius isolate fEsoLuc1 chromosome 6, fEsoLuc1.pri, whole genome shotgun sequence genome:
ATTTGCAGACCAGTGCATAGAGTCCTGGACTTCAAGACCAAACATTCCCAGAAGAGCAAAGAATGACATTGGTACCGGAACAATGCATTTAAAGTCTCCTTATCGTCATCCGTATGAAGTAGTCTGCATGGGCCATTTCCAGTACAAAAACCTTTTCCACTGCCAGGTTTAACAGGATGTCGGACCCTTTCAAACACGGCACAACACTGGCTACACATGCAATGGTTATGGCCATAATTCAAGACGTCTGCCTAATGATGTCAGAGGTTTTCCGTGCGAGTTAGCGGCGTGAATGCACAACCACACAATCAGCCAACTGTGTGATCCTACTGTGACCCCATTGACCAACATCCCTCAGGAATGTTTACGACACCTTGTACAATCCATGTAGGACACAGGCTGGTCCAGGGGACACCGTGGGTCCAACCTCATCCAATACATGTCCCTCGTAAACTGACTACAGATTGAAGGTTCACATCTTTTGATAaagatatttttatatttaaccaATGCATAGCCTTAGAAGATAACTGGTAGGGTGTGTACACAGCAGAACATTCGGAAGATCCTTTGACAATGTGTAGCACACTTACACATTGGTGTGCAGCTGGAAGTCTCCGGTCTTGTATCCCACAGCAAAGTTGTTCTGGTTCATTTTGGACTTGGCTGTGTCAAAGGACATCTGGTAGCCTGCGAGCCAGCCCTCGTAACCCACGACTGCTGCTCCATGGATGGTGGGCCCAGCAAAGTCGAAGTCCACGTCACAGCCCAGGTTGACATACTCACGCTTGTAGGCAGTCTTGACCTTCCCGCTTTTCTTGCTGTTGGAAGACAAATTGTTTTAGGTTAGTGATTCGAGACACTTAAAAATAGAGGAATCAAGGGTCATGCCCTTTACAGTAAACTAGGTCAAAATACCACAAGCACAAGAGTTCTTCAATGTTTGTTGCACAATCAAGTCACTTATTAAAAATCATGATTTTACACGGGACAGAACAGACATTTTCACAAACCTCTAGACTTACCCAACATCTTACCAAACTGTTAAAACCACAGTATTTAGAGATGCACTCAACATCAACAAAGCATAAAAATACAGGCTActcagcagtttttttttttacatgtttaaatCACAAGATTAATTGTAATCATTACACATTGTCCAAGGCTTACAGCAGATGTATAGAACAAAACTACAAGAATTTACAATTTCAGAAACAATGAACTGGATCCATGAGCCAATGCTACATAACATTAAAGATGCTAGCAGAGTAGCTGAAGACTTCTGTGGGGTGATGTTGGCTTAAGTCACTGACCTTGGGTCAGCGTTCGTTTCCCCCACTTAtggtttaaggttaggattagtggAGAGGAAGCTGATCCCAGGAGCTCAGTAAACATGAGGCAAGTGAGACAGCCACCCATCTCCGCCTCCCATCTCCACCCCATGTAAGTAGAGACTCCTATTGGCCCATGTATCATAGTTACTACCAGGCATGTCATGTCCCATACCAACATGATTTACAGTTCCTGAAAACTCAAACACTGTGTAGACTAACTGGGAAGCACTGCTGTATAGGAGTGGAGGTGGGGCCCAGGGGCTTGGACAGCACCAATAACTAATGTGCAGATGCTTCTATAGGCTTCTGCTGCTTCCCTTCTGTGGAAACGACTTCAGATCTATACATCAGGGGGCCTTGTGTGGCTCATCACTTATTAAGCCCCCCCTCCATGATTtaagccccccctcccccaatgTAATCTCAGCCTAGAGCCCatctaaaataaatgaacacCACTTAAATGCAACCATGAAAACAACAGTAACACAATCCGTGGTGGGATAATAATAAATAGTGCACAGATGAGCGCCATTTCAGGCTGAAGTTCCTCTGACTGACCCGTCACCACAGCAGCTCCCATAAGGCTGAGGACTGCACAAGACAGATTATGTTACCCTCAAGTTAGGACGCCACACGCTAGTCAAACTCTCCTGGGCTGAGGTTACTATCATCGGCAGCCATACAATGTCCTAACAAATGAGACTTGCTTAAAGTATTACAACTAGTCCTCTACATTGACACTGTAAATTCATCTTACCCTGTGTTTGGAGAAAATGTGGTGTCAAATGTCAGCTTCAGACCCTTTGCAATCTAGGGGAAGCAAGAATAGAATTACAGCAAGACTGATTGCGCAAGTTTGAACTAGACACTTACGAGTTACATTTTGGATGTATATTACTTTACACAGCAAGGCTGGCAGTGGGTATTTTATGACGGATaataggcaaaaaaaaaaaaaaaagtctagtTGTGTTcccaaaggcatttcaaataTGTGAATCTAACCTGGTCTTCCACAGTGATCTCTGTTCCCAGGGTGTTGTCAGTGTTCCACTTCTCTGTGAAGGTCAGACCGTACTCCGATCTCTTGTACTTGGTTTCCAGACTGCCCACCACCTTGCTGGTGTCAGTGTTGGAGAAGCCAGCAGTTTTGAACTCCTTCAGGACGGAGGGTTGACAGCAGGGTAAATGTTCTGAATGCACTTGCGTAATGCCACACCCAAGCTATCTGGGGTGTGTATTCAACATTACTGTCTGTCAGATAAAGGCAGCAATGATCAGGCACACAACcataaaatacagtacaatagTTTAAGCCCAGTGACAATGCAACTTACCACGCCGCTGGCAGACTTAGTCTTCACATCAAGCTTCACCTGGCCAAAGCCTTCAGAAAGAAAGCACATTTTGGTcaattattaatatatatttgagaaatgtaaaaCGACATTTAGtaacaacattttgtatttgagCATTAATTAAACAATAACTAACTTCTGTGGTTCAAAGTAATTTATGGACAGCGTAGAACAGTTTGATCATGTTTTGAGATTGGCAAAGATGCTAATCTAGAATGAGGTGAGAATATTCAGGCAACTGTTTTAACgtgtttgttttacattgaacaCATGAAAGAATGAATGTCACCCCAAGTGTTAACACACAGGCAATATAGTCCAACTAAGAAAACAAGCTTTGCAAGGCAGTCTCCATTAAAACCGAATGCAGTTTGATCGCCATCTTTATTGCCGGTCTACTATACAAAAGTTGCCCCTCTGGCCTTTGATTTAGTTTAATTGGACGAGTTTCTAACACAGGTAGACACGTCAAGTCAAATTTAATCTACACGACTACATTTGAGTCAGACTCTAACCTCATTAGTCAGACTCATAGTGAGGTGCATAGCTGGTTAGTGAACTAGGGGAGGGAAAAATAACCAGGACATTTTAGAAGTCCAAACGATTGCCCCCCTGCTGTACAGTACTGCTCCAGAGTAGAAGATACAGTACCGTAGCCTTTGTTAAAGATGTCCTTAGCGGATTTGCCGAGGTCACCATATGATGGAGGGACAGCCATTGCACctggaacaaaaaaaattatagaaaaaGATTATACCAATGTCAAAAGAAAGCAGTTTCAAGCATTCTTCCATCCAAATACCTTTTTTTCCAATGAAGATAGTCATGTATCCCTAACAGCTTATCATACTTTCAGATAATATttgatttcctttttttaaataagagtTTATTTTTTCCAATAGCCTGTACACGGCGCACATGTTAAAATTACAATTGTATATATCccaacatttctataaataaaatatggcagcatttaaaaacatttcacatttcacaaatctgtctttaCAGAAGCCAGCTCTCAGTCCAGAGAGTATGTCTTTTCATGCTGAGCCTCCGAGAGGAAATGATAAGCGGCTTGCACATCTGTATAGGAAATTTAACTGACACTCGGCCACACCTTCAGTGACTCAGTCTGTCAAGGCcagacagagggggaaaaaaattagTATGGGTGGGTCTGGGAAGAACTTGACTTACCAGCCATTGGTTCTTACCAAAGCCACTAAATTATGTCACAGAACAACGCAACCACAGAATCCAGATATTTAAATCAGAActcaaaaatattgaaaataaactTAATTGGGTTAGGCAGCGAGGAATGTCACCATCTGTATAAATGTACAATGCATGCATCTACCATGTGTTGCCATCAGCAATTGAGCTAATGAAACCCATCTAGATGAAGGCATTTACAAAACCTTTGGATTCATTGTTAACTAACAAGTAGCCCATGCTAATCAGCTAAtcagggatgctgtcactcGACCggcaaacagaaacaacccaataacactgGAGATCAAGGTTGGGAAGTCTCAAaactacttggccacagggaaaatgcagcacATACATCgatcagtagaatattacaaacaaatgccctccccagaccccatacagtttcctcatgatgttcgccaactacaaagaaacaaagccaacATAATGGCCATAGCGCCACCAACCGGTGTAGTTGGTGGTGGGACACAATGGCACGAATTATTGCACAAAAGATGAATGCGCATTCTGGACATGCTGCTAGACATGTAAGAGACTGActatatcattcttggtttcatgtttaatcagtgacacttagcctacattttaatatctttatttcaatatgggaAGACACTCGTTGTACAGATCCGCGGCCAGCCATTTAAaagaacaattcagttgaacgAGTGACTATAAAAATAGTCATTACTCAGGTGAGTAAAAGAAGTCGTTCGCAAACTGCATCACTAGCGTCAACGTGTTTAAGTTGTTAGCTGCTGCATTGGCTACTTTCAAGAGACAGACAGTTACTGTTTTATCAATAACTCTGACACCAATGTAGTTTACTGGAATGCCAAAATTCTGCTGAAGTACATTCAAATAGTCACCGAGCAGGACTTCGTTTTCAGAATTGGCCAATCAAAACTCCTATTTGTACAATGTACGGTTCAATCAAAACATTCAGTTATGCCTCCATGACGATCAGCAGCAGACAATGGAATATCGTACATTGCAGTATTTAGTTAGCAAGGTAGCTAACCCTGGACAATAGTGGTACGCCAACTACGGCAATAGGCTTGGCATGACAATTGTCAGAGGGCAAAGATGACAGCTAGCCAGCTTAACTGGAGGAAGCCATTAATACGCAACCATGCTATGCAGCTGGTATGTTCACGTGTGTAAAACTAGCTAGCTTACAGTAACGTATCTGGCTTCGAAGATCACGTCAACTCATATCTTACTAAGACCATTAATCATGCCGGTCAGTAAACGTATGTACTCACTGTAGCATTTCCGCAAGTAACCTTACGTTGTCCGCAATGCAGAATTGTAACTCATTATTGCCATGTGTGCATTAGCTATATGGCTAGAACAGACCGTACTGTACAAGCGCTAGCAACATGCCAACCAAGCCAACTTTGTCAGATAGTTCAACGAAGACTGAATTGATTAGCTAGCGTTACTGAGCAATGCTGAGTAATCTGGTTGATTTTGCGGTCTTCGTACCACACGTGCAGCAGGCATGAGTTGTCATTTCTCGTGCATGCTCACTAACAACATTGCTCCATAGCTAGCTAATGCTTACGCTAACCGGTTAGCTAGTATGCTAGTGAGTACTTTAATAGCGATAGCATTCAGCAGTCCTGGGGCAAACGTGTTCATAAACCGCGACAAACGTgttaaaatacagtaaatacCGTTTAGTTGCTATACTTACCGGTTAAAACTGCGACTAGCCGTAAACTTAATGGACTTTTTCGTGTTTATGGCTCCGCACAGCCGCTGTACACTTCACCGGTTGGACTTCAGTGGTGGAGGGCGAATTGAAGGAGACTTCAATGTAATGACATCCAGCCAGCCTATCAGATGAAACATCCCACAATAGAAGGACCCGTGTGCCTATAACGTTTTCGCCTGTCTGAAAATACTTCGATCCGTTATCAAATAATTACAACATTGACAATGTTGAAAATTGTTTTGGgtctttaattaaaataatttgaatcaATAATCTTGCTTACGCATTTCTATGTATCCCATGCACTGAAATATGTGAGAAATATATTCATACATTTCCGGGTGCAACTGTATGGAAGTGTATCAGTTAcatgatttatttaataatgcAAATTACATTTGCCATTcctttatataaatatttttttatacaactTCAAGTAATATATTGGATTTTTATCTTCCCAATGGGGTATCCATCATTCCTgccaatttgaaaaataaacagaggTTGCCAatattgagtaaaatgaacatgatCTTAGATACAAAGCAAGAACAGATACAGTTCAAGTCACATGATGCCTAAACTCTCACGCTGAAACACCAGTGTTCTCTGGTAAATCTCAAATGAACTCGTGCTCCACTCCACCCTCAGCCCTCCATTTGCGCATTAACTCTTGCCTCAACGTTTTGCACAAGTGAGCGAGGGTGCAGAAACTAATTCGAAGGCCCCTTCGAGCGAGCAAGTAGCTAGCAAAATGCAAACCCATAAGCACTGCATCATTTTTGAGCTTGCTCAGTTTTCACACTGAGTATCTTTGCCTAGTGATAAAACATAAATGCTTTTGTTTACTGATTCAAGGCATGACACATGGAGAAAAAGAAATAGGTCCTAATTAAATGATCAATTGTTAGTAGATAAGTGTCTCTAAACTTTAGACTGGAACGCAATACATCTTTGATGCTGCATACCTTTTTAACGCTGGAAACTTTGACATTGTGTAATATTATTCAGTTCCTTAAGCACTCCTCACAGTCAGTGCATCACTGATTtatgtagggttagggttacataaACTCTTTTAAAGTCATTTTTCAGTCAAAGATTAATGAATTTCACAAAGTTTAACTAAAAATTAGACAGTAAGACTAACAGACACAGTTAAGACGTGGTCAAAGATTATTGCATATTTTCTTGATATATGGATGAGTTTAAATTTCAGTAACTATTACGCTTGTGTATAACATTAGCAAGTGGAAGGCAAAGATGAAGTTTGAGCACCTGCTCTCGGATATCAATGGATTTGGACGATTCCAGATTATAATCGTTAGTATAAGTTTTATTGCCCGATTCACCTTGCCATGTCACTTTATGCTGGGTAACTTCATAGCAGCCGTGCCTGCTCATCACTGTGACTTCAGTGTTCTGGACGATGCGGGAGTCATTAGGAATCTGACCCAGGAGCAGAGACTGACTGTCAGTGTTCCTGTACAGGAAGACGGGACTCCAAGCTCCTGTAAGATGTTCCTAGAGCCCCAGTTCCACCTCCTGATCAACCCCAATGACAGTGACCTTTTTATAGTTCCCTGTCAGAATGGATGGGTATACGACAACAGTACTTTCAAATCCACTATTGCTACAGAGGTAGGTCTTTTTGTCACTAGCCTATGCAAGTTGCAAGGTAATGATTtagtcattaaatgtttttttttttttaccactgaAGACATTGGATAGAAATGTAGGCACAAATCTCAgtgaatgcatctttaaatatTGTTACATTACGAGCCTCTCAATGAAAGTATTTCACAAAGTAGAAGTTTTCTTTCATGCCTAGTCTGTTTACTTGATTTCCATCTATTTCGTCAGTGGGACTTGGTTTGTGACCAGAAATGGCAAAATAAGGCAACAGCCACCATCTTCTTCATTGGTGTGATGTTCGGAGCCATGACCTTTGGGAGTTTGAGTGACAGGTATGTTAACAGTCAGATTCAATTATttcattcatacatttattCAAGCGTTCACGGACTATGGATTTCAGTAACGGATGACCCCGTAGGCAGACTTAATGATTTATAGGACCCATGGGAAAGGTCAAAGATATGgtaatttgtgtcttttttcccttttcttgcAATTGGACAACATTATACATCATTTAGATCTAATGTCCTGCAGTTCTATACATTTGACCAAATAAAATGCAGTGTGAGATTTGTAGGTAGCAAAATTCATCCGAGATTAGGATATCAATTTAGATAACTCATCAatcaaaaaaaaactttagcTGACATGGCTAATTCACTGATTGTCGGTAATTCTGTTTCTATTCACAGTATTGTTTGCGAGTAAAgtgatttcaaataaaaatattgaaataagtaaaaaaaaaaaagtacttatgtaaacacacatttgtttttacaggAATCTTTTTTAATTACACCAGGTAAACTTCACACAATTATCATGTCCGTGGTCCTCCTATTGCAACTcgtaaatgcatgcattatttttttttgaataaAGATCTAATTGACCTCTGCAACCACCTATAACTTTGGTTTCCTGAAGGAAGTAACGAGATaccacacatactgtatagcaCTGGTGTCGTTtaagcattattttttttaatagccCCGGAACTCAAATTAAccaaaaaaatagcccctgatctattcatgtATAATTCCAATCACGCATTATTACAATGTAGACAAGTcggccgctagcatgtacatcgaaATGTCCCTCCAGCAAGTACATTCAAAACcttgtactttctgtcccgggggTTGGGGGGTAAGCCTTGAaagtattgtgatcctagcaacgcctctgctgTATAGGGAACATTAACACAATTTCTACAGATATAACAACCTCCCAGAAAGTGTCCTTGTTGACTGAACTGTAGCAAGTACATTTAAAGGCAAGCCTTTTGCTTGTAGACTCTACCACTCTGCGTCCCGCCACATACAGTAAGCCGTCACTCAGCTCTTGCAGTTTATTTGTTGCAATAGGTCTATATGGCTTCATTGGAAGTGTGTAAAACAATGCTTTTCCTAAAACATTTGTAGGTTAACTTTTCATTTCCACATAGTGACTGCTAGACTCTCTGACACTGCATACGCAGAGGATTGAGGACAACACTGTAAGCAACTCTGTGTCTCATACCAAGAGACTTAACCTAATTTTCCTTACAATGAACAATGGCCCTTTAAAACTGTATAgtattgctgtgtgtgtgtgtatgtgtgtgtgtttgtccatctGTCCGTGTGCTCAAAACTTCACCATTCTCCCCCTGCACTGAATTGGTTTTATTGGGTTGAAGACTTGGACATCAACCTGTTTTCCCAGCCAAACCTTTTAACTTAACATTTTCAGATGAAATTATTTCAATACAAGAAATTGATCAAAATCACAATTCCACACAGAAATGGCTGTTTCTCAAAAGGGAAAATATCCTGGcagcagacaaaacaaaatacaagaacatcatacaattattttttggaAGAGATTCACTTTATTGTTGTAGGcggtaaaaaaaatgtattgttccaAACTACTAAACTATTGTACTTCATCATTTGACACCACGACGACcatcacattttctgtcatgGTCATTAGGACCTTTTAAAAGGTTGTGTCCGTTGTTGAATCAATCAATCTGCACTTGACTTGCCATTTTTCTGGAATACTCCTAAGAAATATGGAGTAATGATGAGCCAGAATGTTACACGGGCAAAATGATAAAACCCCCTGAAATCTCTCCTGCAGACATTTTTGGTAATTGTGATATAGGTTACCATTTGTTTTGTAGCTTCTATAGAATTTTTTCAATCATCGTTCAAGATtctctaaatgtttttcttaataaAGGAAATGTCAGGATTCATGTTCAAAGAATAATTACTCAACATAAAGTTACTATTggataaaacattacagatgCATTACTTCTATATACCTTctgttaacattttatattttctctctAGATACGGTAGGAAGATCATGCTCCTGGTTTCTTATATCTTCGGCATGCTGTTTGGTATTGCCAGTGCTttctccacctccttcatcaTGTTCACTGTGCTCAGGTTTTTCACTGGGTTCAGCATCACTGGCATTGTCATCGTCTCATCAGTACTGAGTGATtatgcaaacacacatttgcGCGCAAACTCTCGCCGACACACATTCCCATATGACACTTGACTCTACACTAAAAACGCATGCAGTGGTGCTCCAGAGACCAGCGGTTCCATTGTCTCCCCATCTTCTCAGGTGTTGAGTGGGTGGACATTGAGCACAGGAAGTTGGTGGGAGTACTTGACAGCCTGTCCTGGACATTTGGTAATGCCATGATTCCAGCCATAGCATACTACGTGACCGACTGGAGATGGCTGACCGTAGCGGTCACCTCGCCTCTCGCCCTGGCAATTCTCACCTGGAggtcagtgggggggggggggggtgacagacTAACTGAGGAACTGAATGACGGACTG
This genomic interval carries:
- the vdac2 gene encoding voltage-dependent anion-selective channel protein 2; this translates as MAVPPSYGDLGKSAKDIFNKGYGFGQVKLDVKTKSASGVEFKTAGFSNTDTSKVVGSLETKYKRSEYGLTFTEKWNTDNTLGTEITVEDQIAKGLKLTFDTTFSPNTGKKSGKVKTAYKREYVNLGCDVDFDFAGPTIHGAAVVGYEGWLAGYQMSFDTAKSKMNQNNFAVGYKTGDFQLHTNVNDGAQFGGSIYQKVSPALETAINLAWTAGNNSTNFGIAAKYQLDKSASISAKVNNTSLVGVGYTQMLRPGVKLTLSALVDGKSINAGGHKLGLGLELEA